In one window of Tachypleus tridentatus isolate NWPU-2018 chromosome 2, ASM421037v1, whole genome shotgun sequence DNA:
- the LOC143245308 gene encoding beta-1,4-galactosyltransferase galt-1-like has translation MSYKQKLVFIRTYQVFALIVVAFCVILTYNVSLRTNLWIKNLKAKISVTDSEEDTTTIVEGFVKVNENTFVYSAYWDDRLGPNNSFVRVIGTAPRNAQHLKTIVCLVYVDSSSDTGTAVQTTYISVRDAHGRKNAATFFLCHWPTEQPLPKQVTLRDSRTLQESTRLTVRIGTHINLTEIKDKLGLCVRPFFKNFNAVSQLKEFIAVYYMLGARHFTFYKYQLNVRIEKMLYALQQKGISIEILPWNLPATLFGITWAGAQYVSIEDCVYRHMYDLKYLAVVDVDEIILPRKHSTLQAMISSISNGNWGSLVFRNAFFCKSRSSAEKESNSTESFRTMTHLQHQKRIWSAKKRSKVIVQPTKIVICGIHYVHEHFNDSEAVVISPSVAILQHYRPGIFCRGNLETDKTALRFKTDLLKSVKLLF, from the coding sequence ATGTCATACAAACAAAAATTGGTATTTATCCGAACTTATCAAGTGTTTGCTCTAATTGTCGTCGCATTTTGTGTAATACTCACCTATAACGTCAGCCTAAGAACAAATTTGTGGATTAAAAACCTAAAAGCTAAAATCAGTGTTACTGATAGTGAAGAAGATACGACTACAATCGTGGAAGGTTTTGTGAAGGTTAATGAAAACACTTTCGTATACTCAGCGTACTGGGACGATAGACTTGGCCCTAATAACAGTTTTGTACGAGTGATTGGTACCGCACCACGAAATGCTCAACATTTGAAGACCATTGTCTGCCTCGTTTATGTGGATAGTTCCTCAGATACTGGCACAGCAGTTCAGACGACTTACATCTCTGTGAGAGATGCCCATGGCAGAAAAAATGCTGCGACTTTCTTTTTATGTCATTGGCCCACAGAACAGCCGCTTCCTAAACAAGTAACACTCCGTGACAGCCGAACTCTACAAGAGTCGACAAGGCTTACGGTTCGTATTGGAACCCACATAAATCTGACGGAAATCAAAGATAAACTTGGCTTGTGCGTCCGTCcttttttcaaaaattttaatgcTGTTTCTCAACTGAAAGAATTTATAGCCGTATATTACATGTTAGGTGCTAGACACTTCACATTTTACAAATATCAGTTGAATGTCCGTATAGAAAAGATGTTGTACGCTTTGCAACAGAAAGGAATTTCAATTGAAATCCTTCCGTGGAATCTGCCTGCTACACTGTTTGGTATAACTTGGGCTGGAGCTCAATACGTCAGCATAGAAGACTGCGTTTACAGACATATGTACGATTTAAAGTATTTAGCCGTTGTGGACGTGGACGAGATAATTCTTCCACGGAAACATTCAACACTTCAAGCCATGATATCCTCGATATCAAATGGAAACTGGGGCAGTCTTGTCTTTCGAAATGCGTTTTTTTGCAAGTCCAGATCTTCTGCTGAAAAGGAGTCAAATTCTACGGAGTCATTTCGAACAATGACTCATTTACAACACCAGAAAAGAATATGGTCGGCGAAAAAGAGATCCAAGGTTATAGTTCAACCTACTAAGATAGTAATCTGCGGTATACATTATGTCCATGAACATTTTAACGATTCAGAGGCAGTTGTCATATCGCCTTCTGTTGCCATCTTACAACATTATCGTCCTGGGATTTTTTGTAGAGGAAATTTGGAAACAGACAAGACGGCCTTGAGATTTAAAACAGATTTATTAAAGTCTGTTAAACTCCtgttctaa